In Desulfonatronum thiosulfatophilum, the following are encoded in one genomic region:
- the proC gene encoding pyrroline-5-carboxylate reductase, whose amino-acid sequence MSTLRVGCIGLGNMGAALIKALSHLPDTTIRGFDPDVHKACELESTEGFSAASSMEAVLQDADFVFLAVKPQIMSRVLTDAKPVLRSATCIISIAAGITLEQLQNWSERRCAVVRVMPNTPAMVGSGVTAVCFEDPQLTEAQKEIVLEMLALLGQVHVLAEKDFHAFTALVGSGPAYVYYFMDALVQSGVSAGLSRPLAEQMVAGLLEGSVKLASETGLSLSTLQHMVTSPAGTTIAALNHLDRTATRGAVIDAVHKAEQRSRELGS is encoded by the coding sequence GTGAGCACTCTGCGTGTCGGCTGCATCGGGCTGGGAAACATGGGAGCGGCCCTGATCAAGGCTCTATCCCACCTTCCGGACACCACCATCCGCGGTTTTGATCCAGATGTGCACAAGGCGTGTGAACTTGAATCGACAGAGGGATTTTCCGCCGCGTCCTCGATGGAAGCGGTGCTTCAGGACGCGGATTTTGTTTTTCTGGCAGTCAAGCCGCAGATCATGTCCCGGGTGCTGACAGATGCCAAGCCAGTATTGCGCTCCGCAACCTGCATCATTTCCATTGCCGCGGGCATCACCCTGGAGCAGTTGCAAAACTGGTCCGAGCGGCGTTGCGCCGTGGTGCGGGTGATGCCGAACACGCCGGCCATGGTCGGTTCCGGTGTCACCGCGGTCTGCTTCGAAGATCCGCAACTGACCGAGGCGCAGAAGGAGATCGTCCTGGAAATGCTGGCCCTGCTGGGCCAGGTGCACGTCCTGGCTGAGAAGGATTTTCATGCCTTCACGGCCCTGGTGGGCTCGGGGCCGGCCTATGTCTATTACTTTATGGACGCCTTGGTCCAATCCGGCGTTTCCGCGGGGCTGAGCCGCCCCCTTGCCGAGCAGATGGTTGCCGGCCTCCTGGAAGGTTCGGTCAAACTGGCCTCGGAAACAGGCCTGAGCCTCTCTACCTTGCAGCATATGGTCACCTCTCCAGCTGGAACCACCATCGCCGCCCTGAACCATCTGGACAGGACAGCGACGCGTGGAGCGGTCATTGACGCAGTCCACAAGGCCGAACAGCGCAGCAGGGAGCTTGGATCGTAG